The Nocardia vinacea genome contains the following window.
GCCGAGGCGGCCGAGGCCGCGTTCACCGGCGATATCGAGCATTTCGTCTACTCCCGCTACGGCAACCCGACAGTCGCCATGTTCGAGGAGCGGCTGCGTCTGATCGACGGCGCCGAAGCATGTTTCGCGACCGCGAGCGGCATGTCCGCCGTATTCACCGCGCTCGGTGCGCTTTTGGGCGCGGGCGATCGACTTGTGGCCGCGCGCAGCCTATTCGGCTCGTGCTTCGTGGTGTGCAACGAGATTCTGCCGCGCTGGGGTGTGGAGACGGTCTTCGTCGACGGCGATGATCTGGATCAGTGGGAGCAGGCGCTTTCGGTGCCGACCCAGGCCGTGTTCTTCGAGACACCGGCCAATCCGATGCAGACGCTGGTCGATGTGCGCCGGGTGACCGAACTCGCGCATGCCGCGGGTGCGAAAGTGGTGCTGGACAACGTCTTCGCCACGCCGCTGCTGCAGCGCGGTTTCGAACTCGGTGCGGATGTACTGGTGTATTCGGGCACCAAACACATCGATGGTCAGGGCCGGGTGCTCGGCGGTGCGATCCTCGGCGCCCAGGACTACATCGACGGTCCGGTGAAAACCCTTATGCGCCATACCGGTCCGGCGCTGAGCCCGTTCAACGCATGGACCCTGCTCAAGGGTTTGGAGACCATGCCACTGCGCGTGCGTCACTCGACCGAATCCGCACTGCGCATCGCCCGCTTCCTCGAGGGCAACAAAGCCGTCTCGTGGGTGCGCTACCCGTACGTGGAGTCGCATCCGCAGTACGAACTGGCGACCAGCCAGATGAGCGGCGGCGGCACCGTGGTCACCTTCGAACTGAACGCGCCGGAGGCTGAGGCCAAGAAGCGCGCCTTCGAGGTCCTCAACCGCCTGCGCATCATCGATATCTCCAACAACCTCGGCGATTCCAAAACCCTCATCACCCACCCCGCCACCACAACCCACCGCGCCATGGGCCCCGAAGGCCGCGCCACCATCGGCCTGTCCGACGGTGTGGTCCGCATCTCGGTGGGACTCGAGGATGTCGAGGATCTGCTGGGGGATCTGGATTACGCCCTGAGCTAGCCCGCACGCCATCGGCGTCGCCGCGTTCAGTTCAGCGCGGCGGCGCCTTTACCGGGCCGTTTCCGTCCAGGTGACCGGCAGTTCGTGGACGCCGTAGATGTTCATGTCGGTCCTGAGTTTCACCTCGTCGGCGGGGATGGCGAGTTCGAGGGTCGGGAAGCGACGCAGCAGTCCGTCGAAACCGGCGCGCATTTCGATGCGGGCCAGCTGCTGGCCGAGGCATTGGTGGATGCCGTGGCCGAAGGCCACCAGACCGCGGGCCCTGCGGTGGATGTCCAGGGTGTCGGAGTTGTGGAAG
Protein-coding sequences here:
- a CDS encoding O-succinylhomoserine sulfhydrylase — protein: MITGGAFDKPLPEGVGPATLGVRGGLRRSGFEETAEALYLSSGFVYESAEAAEAAFTGDIEHFVYSRYGNPTVAMFEERLRLIDGAEACFATASGMSAVFTALGALLGAGDRLVAARSLFGSCFVVCNEILPRWGVETVFVDGDDLDQWEQALSVPTQAVFFETPANPMQTLVDVRRVTELAHAAGAKVVLDNVFATPLLQRGFELGADVLVYSGTKHIDGQGRVLGGAILGAQDYIDGPVKTLMRHTGPALSPFNAWTLLKGLETMPLRVRHSTESALRIARFLEGNKAVSWVRYPYVESHPQYELATSQMSGGGTVVTFELNAPEAEAKKRAFEVLNRLRIIDISNNLGDSKTLITHPATTTHRAMGPEGRATIGLSDGVVRISVGLEDVEDLLGDLDYALS